One genomic window of Sodaliphilus pleomorphus includes the following:
- a CDS encoding glycosyltransferase family 2 protein: protein MSVKCISTPSLSIIVPAFNASRTIVECLESIFSIQQILVETIVVNDGSTDDTLDKIRSVTPPALHSLIVISTPNQGVSNARNTGLKSAQGEIVAFVDSDDTIASTDFLDFYYHFSKSNCDVAIGGIKIKFATKNIELRQIPQSLSNIVTTGEDAFNILHRTETFTPLVFAYLWKKRFITQHKLQFQFKMSEDDLWTTTAICQAHSFLFTNHVHYNYVKRKQSLTGSNKASQLRQSCHYAVASELSSFVTYQNLLIKTKGWIACKILYLVCDVLDTAAALQTTATIPIEICNSAKYYIVNSQDVQLQRIGFIYLYRIKQFVKQGVGLLV, encoded by the coding sequence ATGTCAGTTAAGTGTATTTCCACTCCCAGTCTATCTATCATTGTCCCAGCATTTAACGCTTCTCGTACTATTGTTGAATGTCTTGAATCGATTTTCTCGATACAACAGATTCTTGTTGAAACAATTGTCGTCAACGATGGCTCGACCGACGACACTTTAGATAAAATCCGAAGTGTAACGCCTCCCGCACTACACTCGCTTATAGTTATCTCTACGCCAAATCAAGGGGTGTCAAATGCACGAAACACGGGGTTAAAAAGCGCACAAGGGGAAATCGTTGCTTTTGTTGACAGTGATGACACGATTGCATCGACTGATTTTCTCGATTTTTATTACCACTTCTCCAAATCAAACTGCGATGTCGCCATAGGAGGAATAAAGATTAAATTTGCAACAAAAAACATTGAACTGCGGCAAATTCCACAAAGTCTCAGCAACATAGTAACAACGGGAGAAGATGCCTTTAATATACTTCACCGAACCGAAACATTCACGCCTTTAGTTTTTGCTTACTTATGGAAGAAAAGGTTCATAACTCAACATAAATTACAGTTTCAATTCAAGATGTCGGAAGACGACTTGTGGACAACTACGGCAATCTGTCAAGCTCATAGTTTCCTGTTTACAAACCATGTTCATTACAATTATGTTAAACGAAAACAATCGCTGACAGGCTCTAACAAAGCAAGCCAATTAAGACAGAGTTGCCACTATGCAGTTGCATCTGAGCTCTCGAGTTTTGTGACGTATCAAAATCTTTTAATTAAAACAAAAGGCTGGATTGCTTGTAAAATACTATATTTAGTGTGCGATGTTCTTGACACCGCTGCAGCATTGCAAACAACGGCAACAATTCCAATTGAGATATGCAACAGTGCAAAATATTATATTGTGAATAGCCAAGATGTCCAATTACAACGCATAGGATTCATTTATCTTTATAGAATAAAACAATTTGTAAAACAGGGCGTAGGCCTATTGGTGTAA
- a CDS encoding MBL fold metallo-hydrolase — protein MLEIEFLGTGTSCGVPSIGCHCAVCQSSDPRDKRLRTSAIVRYKGKSLLIDCGPDFRQQVLRASSQALDALLLTHIHYDHVAGIDDLRPYSYKHSFPVYARQDVIDRLHLTMPYAFGTHLYPGVPKLDLVPIADGPFMIGNVAVEPIPVMHDKLRITGFRIGPLAYITDCKTLPPAQVERLHGTPLLVINALRWHKPHHSHLSIEESLELVRRIEPGRALFIHMSHEAGFHSVTCQKLPRNVDLAYDTQIVRVP, from the coding sequence ATGTTGGAAATCGAGTTTTTGGGCACTGGCACCAGCTGCGGCGTGCCCTCGATAGGGTGCCACTGTGCAGTGTGCCAGTCGAGCGACCCGCGCGACAAGCGCCTGCGCACATCGGCAATCGTGCGCTACAAGGGCAAGAGCCTGCTCATCGACTGTGGCCCCGACTTCAGGCAGCAGGTGCTGCGCGCATCGAGCCAGGCCCTCGACGCGCTGTTGCTCACCCACATCCACTACGACCACGTGGCCGGCATCGACGACCTGCGCCCCTACAGCTACAAGCACAGTTTTCCGGTCTATGCCCGTCAGGACGTGATCGACCGCTTGCACCTGACCATGCCCTATGCCTTCGGGACCCACCTGTATCCCGGCGTGCCCAAGCTCGACCTCGTGCCCATAGCCGACGGCCCTTTCATGATAGGCAACGTTGCTGTCGAGCCCATACCTGTGATGCACGACAAGCTGCGCATCACAGGCTTCCGCATCGGCCCGCTGGCCTACATCACCGACTGCAAGACACTACCGCCCGCCCAGGTCGAGAGGTTGCACGGCACGCCGCTGCTTGTGATCAACGCCCTGCGCTGGCACAAGCCTCACCACAGCCACCTCAGTATCGAGGAGTCGCTCGAACTCGTGCGGCGCATCGAACCAGGCCGGGCGCTTTTCATTCACATGAGTCACGAGGCCGGTTTCCACAGCGTCACCTGCCAGAAGCTGCCCCGCAATGTGGACCTTGCCTACGACACCCAGATTGTGCGCGTGCCGTGA
- a CDS encoding lactate utilization protein yields MTPTEIRNERLAKKIMKNLTRRHFESYFCKNAAEAIHKVMQLMPQGSTVTWGGSMTLRDMGLTQAVKQSGHYTVYDRDEATTPQAKRQCYLKAFDCDYYLTSVNAMSEDGVLVNVDGNGNRVAAITWGPKRVIMVVGMNKVAASVEAALMRARHTAAPINTARMQLDTPCTRDGACHNCNAEHCICNYVHFMRNSYPAGRHIVILVNEPWGY; encoded by the coding sequence CACCCACTGAAATAAGAAACGAACGGCTGGCCAAGAAGATCATGAAAAACTTGACCCGCCGCCACTTTGAGAGCTATTTTTGCAAAAATGCTGCCGAGGCCATCCACAAGGTGATGCAACTCATGCCGCAGGGCAGCACCGTGACCTGGGGCGGCTCGATGACCCTGCGCGACATGGGCCTGACGCAAGCCGTGAAGCAATCGGGCCATTACACCGTCTACGACCGCGACGAGGCTACAACTCCGCAAGCGAAGCGGCAGTGCTACCTCAAGGCCTTCGATTGCGATTACTATCTCACTTCGGTCAACGCCATGAGCGAGGACGGCGTGCTGGTGAACGTTGACGGCAACGGCAACCGCGTGGCCGCTATCACTTGGGGGCCGAAGCGCGTGATCATGGTGGTGGGCATGAACAAGGTGGCTGCCAGTGTCGAGGCCGCCCTGATGCGTGCACGCCACACGGCTGCCCCCATCAACACTGCCCGCATGCAGCTCGACACACCATGCACCCGCGACGGAGCTTGCCACAACTGCAATGCCGAGCACTGCATATGCAACTATGTGCACTTCATGCGCAACTCCTATCCGGCTGGGCGCCACATCGTGATACTTGTGAATGAGCCCTGGGGCTATTGA
- a CDS encoding endonuclease MutS2, with protein MIYPSNFENKIGFDVVRHEIAKRCISPMGVAWCEKMQFSSRHNQVKAWLTQVNEFVGIIESKREFPLNYFFDLRTPLRSIAAPGTWITAEHLYDLQRSLATIAGIIAFFRPDDEGRMSYPALAQLTAGMQAFPQISAEAQRVLDKFGNIKDNASPQLAQLRSTLNSTTASINGIMRRIIARGRQDGVLDSDTTPSVRDGRLVLPVSPMHKRKVHGIVHDESASGKTVFIEPEEIVEANNRIRETEAEIQREIVRILTAVTDLIRPHIEELLATYSTLGLIDFIRAKAAFARDVDAHMPHIEEAPMAEWYHAQHPALYLALKEQGKAVVPLDIELNKKNRIIIISGPNAGGKSVCLKTVGIVQYMMQCGVLPTLYDNSHMGIFKSIFIDIGDQQSIEDDLSTYSSHLHNMKTFLQRGDSNTMILIDEFGSGTEPHIGAAIAQAILEQLNYKQLYGVVTTHYQNLKHFAEETDGLVNGAMLYDRQRMQPLFQLSIGYPGSSFAIEIARKIGLPQQVIDKASQLVGSDYINMDKYLLDIVRDRRYWENKRYDVHQKEKRLDKIAADYNERLEKIAQEHKLIIKEAKNEAQQLLKQSNAEIEKTIRQIKEMQAEKEKTREVRQHLDEFKQRLQQAEEGLDAEEMRKLQPKRALPQRQQQPRKPSNGQSPKANNDRPLAVGDNVQLKGSTTVGTVMSLEGNSATVAFGNIKTRVDIKHLQRTLRQPAKSAPKPTVSKATSDEIRSRQLNFKPDIDVRGMRGDEAVQAITYFIDDAIQFNAKRVRILHGTGTGILRTLIRQYLNTVPGVKSYRDEHVQLGGAGITVVDLE; from the coding sequence ATGATATATCCAAGCAATTTTGAAAACAAGATAGGATTTGACGTGGTGCGCCACGAGATAGCCAAACGCTGCATCAGCCCCATGGGTGTGGCCTGGTGCGAGAAGATGCAATTCTCGTCGCGCCACAACCAGGTGAAGGCCTGGCTCACACAGGTCAACGAGTTTGTGGGCATCATTGAGTCGAAGCGCGAGTTTCCGCTCAACTATTTCTTTGACCTGCGCACCCCGCTCAGGAGCATCGCTGCACCCGGCACATGGATCACCGCCGAGCATCTCTACGACTTGCAGCGCTCGCTGGCCACCATAGCAGGCATCATCGCCTTTTTCAGGCCCGACGACGAGGGCCGCATGAGCTACCCTGCCCTGGCACAGCTCACGGCCGGCATGCAGGCCTTTCCACAGATAAGCGCCGAGGCTCAACGCGTGCTCGACAAGTTTGGCAACATCAAGGACAATGCCTCGCCCCAACTGGCCCAACTGCGCTCGACCTTGAACTCTACCACGGCCAGCATCAACGGCATCATGCGCCGCATCATTGCCCGAGGCCGCCAAGACGGGGTGCTCGACAGCGACACGACCCCCTCGGTGCGCGACGGACGCCTGGTACTGCCCGTATCGCCCATGCACAAGCGCAAGGTGCACGGCATCGTGCACGACGAGAGTGCCAGTGGCAAGACCGTGTTTATCGAGCCCGAAGAGATTGTCGAGGCCAACAACCGCATACGCGAGACCGAGGCCGAGATACAGCGCGAGATCGTGCGCATCCTCACCGCTGTGACCGACCTCATACGCCCCCACATCGAGGAGCTGCTGGCCACCTACTCCACCCTGGGCCTCATCGACTTCATCCGCGCCAAGGCCGCCTTTGCGCGCGACGTCGACGCCCACATGCCCCACATCGAAGAGGCGCCCATGGCCGAGTGGTACCATGCCCAGCATCCCGCACTCTACCTCGCGCTCAAGGAGCAAGGCAAGGCAGTAGTGCCGCTCGATATCGAGCTCAACAAGAAAAATCGCATTATCATCATCTCGGGGCCCAACGCCGGTGGCAAGAGTGTGTGTCTCAAGACGGTAGGCATCGTGCAGTACATGATGCAGTGCGGCGTGCTGCCCACCCTATACGACAACAGCCACATGGGCATCTTCAAGAGCATCTTCATCGACATAGGCGACCAGCAGTCGATCGAAGACGACCTGAGCACCTACAGCAGTCACCTGCACAACATGAAAACCTTCTTGCAGCGCGGCGACAGCAACACGATGATACTCATCGACGAGTTTGGCAGCGGCACCGAGCCACACATAGGCGCGGCCATTGCCCAAGCCATACTCGAGCAACTCAACTACAAGCAGCTCTACGGTGTCGTCACCACCCACTACCAGAACCTCAAGCACTTTGCCGAGGAAACCGACGGTCTGGTCAACGGCGCCATGCTCTACGACCGGCAGCGCATGCAGCCCCTGTTTCAGCTCTCGATAGGCTACCCTGGCAGCTCATTTGCCATCGAGATAGCCCGCAAGATCGGATTGCCGCAGCAAGTCATCGACAAGGCCTCGCAACTGGTGGGCAGCGACTACATCAACATGGACAAGTATCTGCTCGACATCGTGCGCGACCGCCGATACTGGGAAAACAAGCGCTACGACGTGCATCAGAAGGAGAAACGTCTCGACAAGATTGCGGCCGACTACAACGAGCGCCTCGAGAAAATTGCCCAAGAGCACAAACTCATCATCAAGGAAGCCAAAAACGAGGCACAGCAACTGCTCAAGCAGAGCAATGCCGAGATTGAGAAAACCATAAGGCAAATCAAAGAGATGCAGGCCGAAAAAGAAAAAACGCGCGAGGTGCGCCAGCATCTCGACGAGTTCAAGCAGCGGTTGCAGCAAGCCGAAGAGGGTCTCGATGCCGAAGAAATGCGCAAGCTGCAACCCAAGCGCGCCCTGCCACAGCGCCAGCAGCAGCCACGCAAGCCCTCCAACGGCCAAAGCCCGAAAGCCAACAACGACCGCCCGCTGGCGGTGGGCGACAACGTGCAACTCAAGGGCTCGACCACCGTGGGCACCGTGATGAGCCTTGAGGGCAACAGCGCTACCGTGGCCTTTGGCAACATTAAGACCCGCGTCGACATCAAGCACCTGCAACGCACCCTGCGCCAGCCCGCTAAATCGGCACCCAAACCCACCGTGAGCAAGGCGACCAGCGACGAGATACGCAGCCGTCAGCTCAACTTCAAGCCCGATATCGACGTGCGCGGCATGCGCGGCGACGAGGCGGTGCAGGCCATCACCTACTTTATAGACGATGCCATCCAGTTCAACGCCAAGCGTGTGCGCATACTCCACGGCACAGGCACTGGCATACTGCGCACCCTCATCCGGCAGTATCTCAACACCGTGCCTGGTGTGAAAAGCTACCGCGACGAGCACGTGCAGCTGGGCGGCGCAGGCATCACTGTGGTCGACCTGGAGTAG
- a CDS encoding peptidase domain-containing ABC transporter, translating to MKVKFCAQRDMMDCGAACLQSICRYYGKIIDLQHIRELCHITRNGVSMLGIADAAEALHFKTLGVKITWEQLSDDAHLPCIVHWNQQHFVVVASINKETVTVMDPAADILKYRKKDFLKSWLHFTDSASAEKTGAALLLSPTTEFYERPSNCKTKPRPKTLNLLRNLLPFKLNVLYILITMLIGCLVSIAFPYLTKAIVDNGIRNSDLNYITLILIAELALLAGQVTNDIVRSRMMLRLTTNISIGLISNFLGRLMALPISFFDTKHVGDILQRIKDFGRIEDFLTGTLLSLLLSVITFAVYGAMMLDYSFVILSTFLVGSAIYVGWVTLFLKKQRKLDYMQFQYLASNENNLIQIVNGMQEIKLNSCERKIRWGWERLQQQIFKLRHYSLRLENIQISGSALIDQTKNLLIVFFAAKGVVDKVITIGELVAIQYIIGQLNAPLHQFVSFLRSLQDAKISMDRMNEIETVTAEEDMFTHIEEPDLTRDSIYFDHVSFQYDGPRSPKVLNNINLVIPRGKVTAIVGMSGSGKTTMLKLILSFFQPSCGKISIGDVPLQNISPKEWRKHCGVVMQDGFIFSDTIEKNIALSDNEVDYCKVVRAAKISNIHDYIMSLPMKYNTKIGAEGQGLSSGQRQRLIIARAIYKNPEFIIFDEATNSLDATNELNILNSLHTFFKGKTAIIVAHRLSTIRNADNIVVLSHGTIVEQGTHTQLLSNRKEYYSLIRNQVDYVS from the coding sequence ATGAAAGTAAAATTCTGTGCACAACGAGACATGATGGACTGCGGTGCAGCCTGCCTGCAATCCATATGTAGATATTATGGCAAAATAATAGACCTTCAGCACATTAGGGAATTGTGCCACATCACAAGAAATGGCGTTTCGATGCTCGGTATCGCCGATGCAGCCGAGGCCTTGCACTTCAAGACCTTAGGAGTCAAAATCACCTGGGAGCAGTTGAGTGATGACGCCCACCTACCCTGCATCGTACACTGGAATCAACAACACTTTGTTGTTGTGGCCTCAATTAACAAAGAAACGGTAACCGTAATGGATCCTGCAGCCGATATCCTTAAATATAGGAAAAAAGATTTTCTTAAATCATGGCTCCATTTTACCGACTCAGCCTCGGCCGAGAAAACAGGAGCTGCACTTCTACTTTCTCCCACTACAGAATTTTACGAACGACCATCTAATTGCAAGACTAAACCGCGACCCAAAACTCTCAATCTGTTGAGAAACCTGTTACCATTCAAGTTAAACGTATTGTATATTCTTATTACAATGCTTATAGGATGCCTCGTGTCGATAGCATTCCCGTATCTTACCAAAGCAATCGTAGATAATGGCATTAGGAATTCTGACCTGAATTACATAACGTTGATACTGATAGCCGAGCTTGCACTACTTGCCGGACAAGTGACCAACGACATAGTGAGAAGTAGAATGATGTTGAGACTCACAACCAACATCAGCATTGGCCTTATTTCAAATTTTCTCGGTCGCCTGATGGCATTGCCCATCTCTTTCTTCGACACAAAGCACGTGGGTGACATCTTACAGCGCATCAAAGACTTCGGACGCATCGAGGACTTCCTTACAGGAACATTGCTCAGCCTTCTGCTGTCGGTAATCACATTTGCAGTCTACGGAGCAATGATGCTGGATTACTCTTTTGTCATCTTATCGACATTTCTTGTAGGCAGCGCCATATATGTAGGCTGGGTTACACTTTTCTTGAAAAAACAACGAAAATTAGACTACATGCAATTTCAGTACCTTGCAAGCAACGAGAATAATCTTATTCAAATCGTGAATGGCATGCAAGAGATAAAACTGAATTCATGCGAACGCAAAATACGTTGGGGATGGGAGCGTCTACAACAACAGATTTTCAAGTTGAGACACTATAGTCTTAGGCTTGAAAATATCCAAATTTCTGGATCGGCACTGATTGACCAAACCAAAAATCTCCTCATCGTGTTTTTTGCTGCAAAAGGAGTTGTCGACAAGGTGATCACAATAGGCGAGCTTGTTGCCATACAGTATATCATAGGGCAACTCAATGCGCCATTGCATCAATTTGTGTCATTTTTGCGCTCGCTACAAGACGCAAAAATCAGTATGGACAGAATGAACGAGATTGAAACCGTAACCGCCGAAGAAGACATGTTTACACACATAGAAGAGCCTGACCTCACAAGAGATTCAATTTACTTTGATCATGTCTCGTTTCAATATGACGGGCCGCGATCTCCAAAAGTACTGAACAACATTAACCTTGTAATTCCTCGCGGAAAAGTGACCGCAATTGTCGGTATGAGCGGAAGTGGAAAGACGACAATGCTGAAGTTGATTCTTTCTTTTTTTCAACCTTCTTGTGGAAAGATATCGATAGGTGACGTTCCTCTGCAAAATATAAGTCCTAAAGAATGGAGGAAGCACTGCGGAGTTGTCATGCAAGACGGATTCATTTTTTCAGATACAATTGAGAAAAACATCGCACTGTCGGATAATGAGGTAGATTATTGCAAAGTTGTGAGAGCTGCGAAAATTTCCAATATACACGATTATATCATGTCATTGCCCATGAAATACAACACAAAAATTGGAGCGGAGGGGCAAGGATTAAGTTCTGGACAGCGACAAAGACTCATCATTGCAAGGGCAATTTATAAAAATCCAGAATTTATTATCTTTGATGAAGCAACCAACTCGCTCGACGCAACCAACGAACTCAATATTCTAAATTCTCTTCACACTTTTTTTAAAGGGAAAACCGCGATTATTGTTGCTCACCGACTCAGTACCATAAGAAACGCTGATAACATTGTAGTGCTTTCGCACGGGACGATTGTAGAACAGGGCACACACACTCAACTGTTATCCAATCGAAAAGAGTATTATTCATTGATAAGAAATCAAGTCGATTATGTCAGTTAA